Proteins encoded by one window of Dyella humicola:
- a CDS encoding mismatch-specific DNA-glycosylase: MRHPMLPDLLQPGLGLVFCGTAAGRRSAAEGAYYAHPGNQFWRALHAVQLTPRQFAPAEFPLLQALGIGLTDLAKHHMGNDDELPRDAFDALALRRKIERHAPSLLAFTSKAAARLVLGPSVHYGWQREHINETRLCVLPSPSGQARGHWDIGPWQELAAGFRAL, encoded by the coding sequence TTTGGGGCTGGTGTTTTGCGGCACCGCAGCCGGTCGCCGCTCGGCCGCCGAGGGTGCCTATTACGCTCATCCCGGCAACCAGTTCTGGCGCGCGCTGCATGCCGTGCAGCTGACACCACGCCAGTTTGCACCCGCCGAGTTCCCGCTGCTGCAGGCGCTGGGCATCGGACTGACCGACCTGGCCAAGCACCATATGGGCAACGACGACGAACTGCCGCGAGATGCCTTCGATGCGCTGGCGCTACGCAGGAAGATCGAACGTCATGCACCCAGCCTGCTCGCCTTCACCAGCAAAGCCGCGGCCCGCCTGGTACTAGGCCCTTCGGTGCACTACGGATGGCAGCGCGAACACATCAACGAGACCCGGCTTTGCGTACTGCCCTCGCCTTCAGGACAGGCACGTGGGCATTGGGATATCGGGCCCTGGCAGGAACTGGCCGCTGGTTTTCGTGCCCTGTGA
- a CDS encoding LysR family transcriptional regulator, which produces MTNPDPGWELYRSFLAVMREGSLSAAARTLGMTQPSLGRHMRELESTLGVVLFARSPQGLTPTDLAHELVAHAQAMAAASAAMRRTASAGREDVSGAVRISASEVIGAEVLPAMLTAFRERHPGIVIELSLSNQPADILRRDADIAIRMVQPTQEALVARRVGKVELGLFAHRRYLDTYGHPDSLADLAGHALIGFDTEMPYIRRMRPPGFPYARENFAWRTDSDLAALAALRAGFGIAVAQVNLARRDAQLVRLLSTQLSLSMDTWVVMHEDLRQSLRVRRLFEHLAEALGDYARS; this is translated from the coding sequence ATGACTAATCCCGACCCCGGCTGGGAGCTGTACCGATCCTTCCTTGCGGTCATGCGCGAGGGAAGCCTGTCGGCCGCCGCCCGCACGTTGGGTATGACCCAGCCCAGCCTGGGGCGGCATATGCGCGAGCTGGAGTCGACACTCGGGGTGGTTTTGTTCGCCCGCTCGCCGCAGGGACTGACACCCACGGATCTAGCGCACGAACTGGTAGCCCACGCCCAGGCCATGGCCGCGGCATCAGCGGCCATGCGGCGCACCGCCTCGGCAGGGCGAGAAGATGTCAGCGGTGCCGTGCGCATCAGCGCCAGCGAAGTCATCGGCGCCGAGGTGTTGCCAGCCATGCTCACGGCTTTTCGCGAGCGGCATCCCGGGATCGTGATCGAGCTGTCCTTGTCGAATCAGCCGGCGGACATCCTGCGGCGCGACGCCGATATCGCCATACGCATGGTGCAGCCCACGCAGGAAGCGCTGGTGGCGCGCCGCGTAGGCAAGGTCGAGCTGGGGTTGTTCGCCCATCGGCGTTATCTCGACACCTACGGGCACCCCGACTCGCTCGCCGACCTCGCCGGGCATGCACTGATCGGCTTCGATACCGAAATGCCCTACATCCGCCGCATGAGACCGCCGGGCTTCCCCTATGCCCGAGAGAACTTTGCCTGGCGCACCGACAGCGACCTGGCGGCGTTGGCTGCCCTGCGGGCAGGCTTCGGTATTGCCGTGGCGCAGGTCAATCTGGCCCGACGTGACGCGCAACTGGTGCGACTGTTGTCGACCCAGCTGTCGCTATCCATGGATACCTGGGTGGTGATGCATGAGGATCTGCGCCAAAGCCTGCGGGTGCGGCGCCTGTTTGAGCATCTGGCCGAAGCGCTGGGTGACTACGCGCGGTCCTGA
- a CDS encoding NAD-dependent epimerase/dehydratase family protein: protein MTTQRTALVIGANGGIGSEACMALRRHGWKVRALVRTAPVESAHDGVEWISGDAMHADDVLRAANGVDVIVHAVNPPGYRGWDKLVLPMLDNTIAAARTAGARIVLPSTIYNYGPDAFPRLTEDAFQHPRTRKGEIRAEMERRLKDASENGVRVLILRCGDFFGPRAGNNWLAQGLIRAGAPIKQVSYPGDYAIGHSWAYLPDVGEVLARLLDREAGLGAFESFHFGGYWLDGHAMLDAIRRITGNPRIKAGRFPWWLARVASPFNETMRELCKMRYLWRDPIRLDDTKLQAFLSSDLYTPLDEALGRALIGIGCMAATPARPALHHTA, encoded by the coding sequence ATGACTACACAGCGGACAGCCTTGGTCATTGGCGCCAACGGTGGCATCGGCAGCGAAGCCTGCATGGCGCTGCGGCGGCATGGCTGGAAAGTGCGCGCCCTGGTGCGCACGGCGCCGGTCGAATCCGCCCACGATGGCGTCGAGTGGATCAGCGGCGATGCCATGCATGCCGACGACGTGTTGCGCGCAGCCAATGGCGTGGATGTGATCGTCCACGCCGTGAACCCGCCCGGTTATCGCGGCTGGGACAAGCTGGTGCTGCCGATGCTGGACAACACAATCGCCGCCGCCCGTACGGCCGGGGCGCGGATCGTGTTGCCGAGCACCATCTACAACTACGGACCGGACGCATTCCCGCGCCTTACCGAAGACGCCTTCCAGCATCCACGCACCCGCAAGGGGGAGATCCGCGCCGAGATGGAGCGTCGCCTGAAAGACGCCAGCGAGAACGGTGTGCGTGTCCTTATCCTGCGCTGCGGCGATTTCTTCGGGCCACGCGCAGGCAACAACTGGCTCGCCCAGGGGCTGATCCGCGCGGGGGCCCCCATCAAGCAGGTCAGCTATCCCGGCGACTACGCCATCGGTCACAGCTGGGCCTATCTGCCCGACGTCGGCGAAGTCCTGGCGCGATTGCTGGATCGCGAAGCCGGCCTTGGGGCCTTCGAAAGCTTCCACTTCGGCGGCTATTGGCTGGACGGTCACGCCATGCTGGACGCGATCCGCCGCATAACCGGCAATCCGCGTATCAAGGCTGGCCGCTTCCCCTGGTGGCTGGCGCGGGTGGCATCGCCGTTCAACGAGACGATGCGCGAGCTGTGCAAGATGCGCTACCTGTGGCGCGATCCGATTCGCCTCGACGATACCAAGCTGCAGGCCTTTCTTAGCAGCGACCTCTATACACCGCTCGACGAAGCCTTGGGCCGTGCGCTGATCGGGATCGGCTGCATGGCAGCGACGCCGGCCAGACCAGCGCTGCATCACACCGCCTGA
- a CDS encoding cytochrome c, which yields MKRMRFIVMVVVLLALLLVGGWWLRGGKTPPVSQAASQVDAASLKDPALIAKGAYLAAVGDCASCHTEQGGARYAGGRVLATPFGNIPAPNITPDRETGLGGWSFEDFWQALHSGKGRHGELLYPAFSYTSFTKVSHDDALAIFAYLQSLAPVHQPAKPLGLGFPYNVRSSLKAWRALYFQEGVYQPDPSRSEAWNRGAYLVQGLGHCNECHAPRDSLGGMQNSPSLAGGQIPAQDWYAPDLSMKANGGLSGWSEQDIVDMLKNGQSARGTAFGPMAEVVAKSTQHMHEDDLRAIATYLQSLPPRSSIPEDKSPLDTTPILAQGAKVYAARCADCHGDNGEGVAGIYPPLSGNSSVNEPTGINAMRAVLLGGFSPVTDGNPRPYSMPPFAQQLNDSDVAAVVTYIRQSWSNKASPILERDVIKYRHTPID from the coding sequence ATGAAGCGTATGCGTTTCATCGTCATGGTCGTCGTGCTGCTGGCGTTGCTGCTTGTCGGCGGCTGGTGGCTACGGGGTGGCAAGACGCCGCCGGTATCGCAGGCAGCCAGCCAGGTGGATGCCGCCTCGCTGAAGGATCCCGCGCTCATCGCCAAGGGCGCGTATCTCGCCGCGGTGGGTGATTGCGCGTCCTGTCATACCGAGCAAGGCGGTGCGCGCTACGCCGGCGGCCGAGTGCTGGCGACGCCGTTCGGCAACATCCCCGCGCCCAATATCACGCCCGATCGGGAGACTGGCCTGGGCGGCTGGAGCTTCGAGGATTTCTGGCAGGCGCTGCATAGCGGCAAGGGGCGTCATGGCGAGCTGCTGTATCCGGCGTTTTCATACACCTCGTTCACCAAGGTCAGCCACGACGATGCATTGGCGATCTTCGCCTACCTGCAATCGCTGGCGCCGGTGCATCAGCCAGCCAAGCCGCTGGGGCTGGGTTTTCCCTACAACGTCCGCAGCAGTTTGAAGGCATGGCGCGCGTTGTATTTCCAGGAGGGTGTGTATCAGCCTGATCCCTCCCGTTCGGAAGCATGGAATCGAGGCGCGTACCTGGTGCAGGGTCTGGGGCATTGCAACGAATGCCATGCGCCGCGCGATTCGCTCGGTGGCATGCAGAACAGCCCCTCGCTGGCCGGCGGGCAGATTCCCGCGCAGGACTGGTATGCCCCCGATCTCAGCATGAAGGCTAATGGTGGCCTGAGCGGCTGGAGCGAACAGGACATCGTCGATATGCTCAAGAACGGTCAATCGGCACGCGGCACGGCGTTTGGCCCGATGGCCGAAGTGGTGGCGAAGAGCACTCAGCACATGCATGAAGACGATCTGCGCGCGATCGCCACCTATCTGCAATCGCTGCCGCCGCGTTCGTCGATTCCGGAAGACAAGTCTCCGCTCGATACCACGCCGATCCTTGCCCAGGGGGCGAAGGTGTATGCCGCGCGCTGCGCCGACTGCCATGGCGATAATGGTGAGGGTGTGGCAGGTATCTATCCGCCCCTCAGTGGCAATTCGTCCGTCAACGAGCCGACCGGCATCAACGCGATGCGGGCCGTCCTGCTCGGGGGATTTTCGCCGGTCACCGACGGCAACCCCCGGCCGTACTCGATGCCACCGTTTGCGCAACAGCTCAACGACAGCGACGTGGCGGCGGTGGTTACCTATATCCGCCAATCATGGTCGAACAAGGCATCGCCGATACTCGAGCGCGACGTGATCAAGTATCGGCACACGCCGATCGATTAA
- a CDS encoding c-type cytochrome has protein sequence MAALHADEASPGRIPDTLRQRIAACTACHGVHGEGTPESGFFPRLAGKPAGYLARQLKDFQDGLRKYGPMEYTVRQLSPEYMHEIAEYFSAQEVPYSRSPMPPTSADALKRGEQLVAHGDPARQIPPCSACHGSQLTGVQPDIPGLVGLPYDYISSQLGSWRTKTRATVAPDCMADIANRLSASDISAVSAWLAGRELPADMHAQAAGSVTPPLHCGVLGDKGDGA, from the coding sequence ATGGCGGCGCTACACGCGGACGAGGCGTCGCCCGGGCGCATTCCGGACACGCTCCGGCAGCGCATCGCCGCATGCACGGCTTGCCATGGCGTACACGGTGAAGGCACGCCCGAAAGTGGATTCTTTCCGCGGTTGGCAGGCAAGCCGGCCGGCTATCTTGCGCGTCAATTGAAGGATTTCCAGGACGGCCTGCGCAAGTACGGCCCGATGGAATACACGGTGCGCCAACTAAGCCCCGAGTACATGCATGAGATCGCCGAGTACTTCTCCGCACAAGAAGTCCCGTACAGCCGCTCGCCGATGCCGCCCACTTCCGCCGACGCGCTCAAGCGCGGCGAGCAGTTGGTGGCACACGGAGACCCCGCGCGCCAGATTCCACCCTGTAGCGCTTGTCACGGTAGTCAGCTGACCGGCGTGCAACCGGACATTCCGGGCCTGGTGGGGTTGCCTTATGACTACATCAGTTCCCAGCTGGGGTCGTGGCGCACGAAGACGCGCGCCACGGTGGCACCGGATTGCATGGCGGACATTGCGAACCGGTTGAGCGCGTCGGATATCAGCGCCGTATCCGCCTGGCTGGCGGGGCGGGAGCTGCCGGCGGATATGCATGCCCAGGCAGCGGGTTCAGTAACGCCGCCGCTGCATTGCGGCGTGCTTGGCGATAAGGGAGACGGCGCATGA
- a CDS encoding MASE1 domain-containing protein — protein sequence MRLRWDGWMVHVAVALAYAASYMLLRSMSVSHWNLPAGLRVACLLLVPYRYWPALIVGETMPVTYLGWSNQQDFGWVWASLMSIPPILFSAPAFAWCRRRMPLFHTDGRVNMAMVLSTILVGALVTALASTATLATMQMPHGQQAPAITARIVLGYFLGGFMGALTLAPAAMALRLWLPAVRTPAAWLAALRGRFFSDCALGVVPPLLLLMWLASVGNAETMQVCRIAMFLPVAWMTLRHGWPGAAAAGTLASVAVQLTETVVRDPSVIQAQTLIAFAISTLLLLGSRLAPRVAADPHDTSDALRGFELAQQGLYQEELRLRQTAEALERIGLSMRDSQKRLLDRLRPVLPDNLEHMYSRHAAITQHEMHRLADALYPRTWRERGVPATFRDGPLLRAASLVGATYECDLAGSELELLAPDVHMMLYRLASEVMVYVLAREPVRRIRLQIRGGQTQGRRWVVMRMTCARAVPAHRGKPALEWKQVVSLLGTNGQGMSSIRDRAQIYGGTVHQRDTHDQLCVSLLLHDALRAAPFTSPVISFQQVASA from the coding sequence GTGCGTCTGCGCTGGGATGGCTGGATGGTGCATGTGGCTGTCGCCCTGGCCTATGCCGCGTCCTACATGCTTCTGCGCAGCATGTCGGTGTCGCATTGGAACCTGCCCGCCGGTCTGCGCGTGGCCTGTCTGCTGCTCGTGCCGTACCGCTACTGGCCTGCACTGATCGTTGGCGAAACCATGCCGGTCACCTACCTGGGCTGGAGCAATCAGCAGGATTTCGGCTGGGTCTGGGCCAGCCTCATGTCCATACCGCCCATCCTGTTCAGTGCGCCAGCGTTTGCCTGGTGCCGTCGTCGCATGCCGCTTTTCCACACCGATGGCCGGGTCAACATGGCGATGGTGTTGTCGACGATTCTGGTGGGGGCGCTGGTGACGGCACTGGCCAGCACTGCGACGCTGGCGACGATGCAGATGCCACATGGCCAACAGGCGCCCGCTATAACCGCTCGTATCGTGCTCGGGTATTTTCTCGGCGGCTTCATGGGCGCGCTTACGCTGGCGCCCGCTGCGATGGCGTTGCGGCTTTGGCTTCCTGCTGTCAGGACACCGGCGGCATGGCTTGCCGCGCTGCGCGGGCGCTTCTTCAGTGATTGTGCGCTTGGCGTGGTGCCGCCGTTGTTGCTGCTCATGTGGTTGGCGTCCGTGGGTAACGCGGAAACCATGCAGGTCTGCCGCATTGCCATGTTCCTGCCGGTGGCCTGGATGACCCTGCGGCATGGGTGGCCGGGTGCCGCGGCGGCCGGCACGCTGGCGAGCGTGGCGGTCCAGCTGACCGAAACGGTGGTGCGCGATCCCTCGGTGATCCAGGCGCAGACACTGATCGCCTTTGCCATTTCGACCTTGCTCTTGCTCGGATCACGACTTGCCCCGCGCGTCGCAGCGGACCCGCACGATACGAGCGACGCGCTACGTGGCTTTGAGCTGGCGCAGCAGGGGCTGTACCAGGAAGAGTTGCGCTTGCGGCAGACGGCCGAGGCGCTCGAACGCATCGGCCTGTCGATGCGAGACAGTCAGAAGCGCTTGCTCGATCGGTTGCGTCCTGTGCTGCCGGACAATCTGGAACATATGTATTCCCGGCATGCCGCCATCACGCAGCATGAGATGCATCGGCTCGCCGATGCGCTCTATCCGCGTACCTGGCGGGAGCGTGGCGTTCCGGCGACGTTTCGGGATGGCCCCCTGTTGCGGGCTGCGTCCCTGGTGGGCGCCACCTACGAATGCGATCTGGCGGGGAGCGAGCTGGAGCTGCTGGCTCCGGACGTCCATATGATGTTGTATCGACTGGCGAGCGAAGTGATGGTCTATGTGCTCGCCCGCGAGCCGGTCAGGCGAATCCGCCTCCAGATCCGCGGTGGTCAAACGCAGGGGCGGCGTTGGGTGGTCATGCGCATGACCTGTGCTCGCGCTGTGCCGGCTCATCGAGGCAAGCCTGCGCTGGAATGGAAGCAGGTGGTTTCGCTGCTCGGCACGAACGGTCAGGGCATGTCGAGCATTCGTGATCGCGCGCAGATCTATGGCGGCACGGTTCATCAGCGTGATACGCATGATCAGCTTTGCGTTTCGCTGCTGTTGCACGACGCCTTGCGCGCCGCCCCATTTACGTCGCCGGTGATCTCCTTCCAACAGGTGGCATCCGCCTGA